One part of the Methylobacterium terrae genome encodes these proteins:
- a CDS encoding DegQ family serine endoprotease, whose translation MRRPTTPLLLAALLLGVAQSAAAQAESVPPFRALTDNRALPESKAQVQLSFAPLVKRAAPSVVNVYGTHVEKRAGNRGAMDEFLRRFFGDAGPNLPQERAQRSLGSGVIVDASGLIVTNNHVIENMNEVKVALNDRREFEAQILLRDPRTDLAILKIKSPTGGLTPMEIGDSEGLQVGDFVIAIGNPFGVGQTVTQGIVSALARTQVGSADYQFFIQTDAAINPGNSGGALVDLNGGLVGINTAIYSQSGGSHGIGFAIPASMVKAVVETAKGGARTVRRPWLGARLQHVTPDIADSVGLDHPTGVLVASMQPKSPAEEAGLKRGDVILAVDGQTVDDPEAFGYRFALKGIKGETKLTVLRGATRTTLPVRLGPAPETRPRDALKVKTRSPFLGATAVNLSPAVIEELQLDMPTQAQGDGVIISEVEAGTVANRVGLQKGDLVVAVNGAPVASTKDLERMTRTPASMWEVTINRGGQQLTSVFGG comes from the coding sequence ATGCGCCGCCCGACGACCCCCCTGCTGCTCGCCGCGCTCCTCCTCGGGGTCGCCCAATCGGCGGCCGCGCAGGCCGAGTCGGTGCCGCCGTTCCGCGCCCTGACGGACAACCGGGCCCTGCCCGAATCCAAGGCGCAGGTGCAGCTCTCCTTCGCGCCGCTGGTCAAGCGCGCCGCGCCGTCCGTCGTCAACGTCTACGGCACCCACGTCGAGAAGCGCGCCGGCAACCGCGGCGCGATGGACGAGTTCCTGCGCCGCTTCTTCGGCGATGCCGGCCCGAACCTGCCCCAGGAGCGGGCGCAACGCTCGCTCGGCTCGGGCGTCATCGTCGACGCCTCGGGGCTGATCGTCACCAACAACCACGTCATCGAGAACATGAACGAGGTGAAGGTGGCGCTGAACGACCGGCGCGAGTTCGAGGCGCAGATCCTGCTGCGCGACCCCCGCACCGATCTCGCCATCCTCAAGATCAAGAGCCCGACCGGCGGCCTCACGCCGATGGAGATCGGCGATTCGGAGGGGCTCCAGGTCGGCGACTTCGTGATCGCGATCGGCAACCCGTTCGGCGTCGGCCAGACGGTGACGCAGGGCATCGTCTCGGCGCTCGCCCGCACCCAGGTCGGCTCGGCGGACTACCAGTTCTTCATCCAGACCGACGCGGCGATCAACCCGGGCAATTCGGGCGGCGCGCTCGTCGACCTCAACGGCGGCCTCGTCGGCATCAACACGGCGATCTACTCGCAGTCGGGCGGCAGCCACGGCATCGGCTTCGCCATCCCCGCCAGCATGGTCAAGGCGGTGGTCGAGACCGCCAAGGGCGGGGCCCGCACGGTGCGCCGGCCCTGGCTCGGCGCCCGCCTGCAGCATGTGACGCCTGACATCGCCGATAGCGTCGGCCTCGACCACCCGACCGGGGTGCTGGTGGCCTCGATGCAGCCGAAGAGCCCGGCCGAGGAGGCGGGCCTGAAGCGCGGCGACGTGATCCTGGCGGTGGACGGGCAGACGGTCGACGACCCGGAAGCCTTCGGCTACCGCTTCGCGCTCAAGGGCATCAAGGGCGAGACCAAGCTGACGGTCCTGCGCGGCGCGACCCGCACGACCCTGCCGGTGCGCCTGGGGCCGGCGCCGGAGACGCGGCCCCGCGACGCCCTGAAGGTGAAGACCCGCTCGCCCTTCCTCGGCGCCACCGCGGTCAACCTGTCGCCGGCGGTGATCGAGGAGCTGCAGCTCGACATGCCGACCCAGGCCCAGGGCGACGGCGTGATCATCTCGGAGGTCGAGGCCGGCACCGTCGCCAACCGGGTCGGCTTGCAGAAGGGCGACCTCGTGGTGGCGGTGAACGGCGCCCCGGTTGCCTCGACCAAGGACCTCGAGCGGATGACCCGGACCCCCGCCTCGATGTGGGAGGTGACGATCAACCGCGGCGGGCAGCAGCTGACCTCGGTCTTCGGCGGGTAG
- a CDS encoding ATP-binding protein, which translates to MSDALDALRRVNFDWVRTLDSVWLDAAPTGAPNEALVPRIVEALHAQGPGARPRGRVLVGEPGIGKTHLVGQIRRAVWESGGWFVLLDVLGLTDFWRSAALSYLTAMMHPMPDGRRQSDAVLAGVARRFRVEEQVEQAFNTPNIDTRRIVDLLVRALMHVDTGRALKHQDVFRALCLLRSQDLAAVGLAHAWLQGYEADPAARAALGFTTPPPSPIDLVRGMAWIMGLSGPTLVAVDQIDGVVDTSRLTLDDDFDAGPGLAEMLAAGLMELHEGAGRGMTLVTCLTDSWRRLAERGLKSAFDRFEPPTVLEGLNVPAAAAALIRSRLGPAYAEAGFTPPFPTWPFSEAAITAASHAAMRPRTLLMRCDAFRRDCLAGEAVTICDDLTGKAPDPATAAKAPGFDLAAARRAADISGILDDEEGGLGELLRAAFDLYALEDDPHDAIDVVSKGEPEQRLPPLHGRLTFLHRDENDRERHVCYRALLQPHPIAFQARLRAALTASGISTRIPGRELLVVRRGPVPPGAKTDALVDRFLAAGGKLIDPSDDDLRTFVALRSLRDKALRDGEMDRFERWMRDTLPVRGTAFFRNAGLPGDGTAAQPVRPRRAPLPPLPPRQARTEPDLSPIRAGEAAPSPRDGGEPRSAAAAPRGAPARAAGTPEAGLAGATPSAVAVPTPGPGVTAEPVSGRGRGPAASPAPHAAPAPVPDAIPVGHRLTPDAPPVALPMRLLPRHTAIIAGSGSGKTVLLRRLVEEAALAGIPAIVVDPNNDLSRLGDPWPERPDRFTPEDDRKAGLYAERVEVVVWTPGLHAGNPLFLSVMPDLAASDDRDERAQAIEMAAETLGPLAGAGKTLQRGVLADALRAFASRGGGTLARFTDLLADLPDGTSQIGNAQKLAAAMADQLLAAVATNPLLRIEGAVLDPARLFYGADPARTRISVVNLSGLASEAAREDFVNRLQMALFGWIKAHPSTRGMLYVVDEAQTFLPSGRTPPSLGSGIKLVAQGRKYGLGMIVATQVPKGIHNQIVSNCTTQFFGRQSAPATIAAAQEIMAASGGAATDIGRLGAGEFYFATEGSGKPAKLRTPLCLSHHPANPPTPEEVVARARRSAASDGPAGT; encoded by the coding sequence ATGAGCGATGCCCTCGACGCCCTGCGCCGCGTCAATTTCGACTGGGTGCGCACCCTCGACAGCGTCTGGCTCGACGCCGCGCCGACCGGTGCCCCGAACGAGGCCCTGGTTCCGCGGATCGTCGAGGCGCTGCACGCGCAAGGCCCGGGCGCCCGACCGCGGGGCCGGGTGCTCGTCGGCGAGCCGGGGATCGGCAAGACCCACCTCGTCGGCCAGATCCGGCGCGCGGTGTGGGAATCGGGCGGCTGGTTCGTGCTCCTCGACGTGCTCGGGCTCACCGATTTCTGGCGCAGCGCGGCGCTGAGCTACCTCACCGCCATGATGCACCCGATGCCGGACGGACGGCGCCAGTCCGACGCGGTGCTGGCCGGCGTCGCCCGCCGCTTCCGCGTCGAGGAGCAGGTCGAGCAGGCGTTCAACACCCCCAACATCGACACCCGCCGGATCGTCGACCTCCTCGTGCGGGCCCTGATGCACGTCGATACCGGGCGCGCGCTCAAGCACCAGGACGTCTTCCGCGCCCTGTGCCTGCTGCGCTCGCAGGATCTCGCGGCGGTCGGCCTCGCCCATGCCTGGCTGCAGGGCTACGAGGCCGACCCGGCCGCCCGCGCGGCCCTGGGCTTCACCACCCCGCCGCCCTCGCCGATCGACCTCGTGCGCGGCATGGCCTGGATCATGGGCTTGAGCGGCCCGACCCTCGTCGCCGTCGACCAGATCGACGGCGTGGTCGATACGAGCCGCCTGACGCTCGACGACGATTTCGACGCGGGCCCGGGCCTCGCCGAGATGCTGGCCGCGGGCCTGATGGAGCTGCACGAGGGCGCCGGCCGCGGCATGACGCTGGTCACCTGCCTCACCGATTCCTGGCGGCGGCTCGCGGAGCGCGGGCTGAAATCCGCCTTCGACCGGTTCGAGCCGCCGACGGTGCTCGAGGGGCTGAACGTGCCGGCGGCCGCGGCGGCGCTCATCCGCAGCCGCCTGGGCCCGGCCTACGCGGAGGCCGGCTTCACGCCGCCCTTCCCGACCTGGCCGTTCAGCGAGGCGGCGATCACGGCGGCGTCCCACGCGGCGATGCGGCCGCGCACGCTGCTGATGCGCTGCGACGCGTTCCGCCGCGACTGCCTGGCGGGCGAGGCCGTGACGATCTGCGACGACCTCACCGGGAAGGCGCCCGACCCGGCGACCGCCGCGAAGGCCCCCGGCTTCGACCTCGCGGCCGCCCGGCGCGCGGCCGACATCTCCGGCATCCTCGACGACGAGGAGGGCGGGCTCGGCGAGCTCCTGCGCGCCGCCTTCGACCTCTACGCCCTCGAGGACGACCCGCACGACGCCATCGACGTGGTGAGCAAGGGCGAGCCCGAGCAGCGGCTGCCGCCGCTCCATGGCCGGCTGACCTTCCTCCACCGCGACGAGAACGACCGCGAGCGCCACGTCTGCTACCGCGCCCTGCTCCAGCCGCACCCGATCGCGTTCCAGGCGCGCCTGCGCGCCGCGCTCACCGCCTCGGGCATCTCGACCAGGATCCCGGGCCGCGAGCTGCTGGTGGTGCGCCGCGGCCCGGTGCCGCCCGGCGCCAAGACCGACGCCCTCGTCGACCGGTTCCTGGCCGCCGGCGGCAAGCTGATCGACCCCTCGGACGACGACCTGCGCACCTTCGTCGCCCTGCGGTCCTTGCGCGACAAGGCGCTGCGCGACGGGGAGATGGACCGCTTCGAGCGCTGGATGCGCGACACCCTGCCGGTGCGCGGGACGGCGTTCTTCCGCAACGCCGGCCTGCCGGGGGACGGCACGGCGGCGCAGCCGGTGCGCCCGCGCCGCGCGCCCCTGCCGCCGCTGCCGCCCCGGCAGGCGAGGACCGAGCCCGACTTATCGCCCATCAGGGCCGGCGAGGCGGCGCCCTCGCCGCGGGACGGAGGCGAGCCCCGCTCCGCGGCCGCCGCGCCTCGCGGCGCGCCGGCACGAGCAGCCGGGACACCGGAGGCGGGGCTGGCCGGGGCTACGCCTTCCGCCGTCGCGGTGCCCACGCCCGGACCGGGCGTCACGGCCGAACCCGTCTCCGGCCGAGGCCGCGGGCCGGCCGCGAGCCCGGCACCACACGCCGCCCCGGCCCCCGTCCCCGACGCCATCCCGGTCGGCCACCGCCTCACGCCCGACGCCCCGCCGGTCGCCCTGCCGATGCGGCTCCTGCCGCGCCACACCGCGATCATCGCCGGCTCCGGCTCGGGCAAGACCGTGCTGCTGCGCCGGCTGGTCGAGGAGGCGGCGCTCGCCGGCATCCCGGCGATCGTGGTCGATCCCAACAACGACCTGTCGCGCCTCGGCGACCCCTGGCCGGAGCGGCCCGACAGGTTCACCCCGGAGGACGACCGCAAGGCCGGCCTCTACGCCGAGCGGGTCGAGGTGGTGGTGTGGACGCCGGGGCTGCATGCCGGCAACCCGCTCTTCCTCTCGGTGATGCCTGATCTCGCAGCGAGCGACGACCGCGACGAGCGCGCCCAGGCGATCGAGATGGCGGCCGAGACCCTCGGGCCCCTGGCGGGAGCCGGCAAGACCCTCCAGCGCGGCGTGCTCGCCGATGCGCTCCGGGCTTTCGCAAGCCGGGGCGGCGGGACGCTGGCCCGGTTCACCGACCTCCTCGCCGACCTGCCGGACGGCACCAGCCAGATCGGCAATGCCCAGAAGCTCGCCGCCGCCATGGCGGACCAGCTGCTCGCCGCGGTCGCCACCAACCCGCTCCTGCGGATCGAGGGGGCGGTGCTCGATCCGGCCCGCCTGTTCTACGGCGCCGACCCGGCCCGCACCCGGATCTCGGTCGTCAACCTGTCGGGCCTCGCCTCGGAGGCCGCGCGGGAGGACTTCGTCAACCGGCTGCAGATGGCCCTGTTCGGCTGGATCAAGGCGCATCCCTCGACCCGGGGCATGCTCTACGTCGTCGACGAGGCGCAGACCTTCCTGCCCTCGGGGCGCACGCCGCCGAGCCTTGGCAGCGGCATCAAGCTGGTGGCGCAGGGGCGCAAGTACGGGCTGGGCATGATCGTGGCGACGCAGGTGCCCAAGGGCATCCACAACCAGATCGTGTCGAACTGCACCACGCAGTTCTTCGGCCGACAGAGCGCGCCGGCCACCATCGCGGCCGCCCAGGAGATCATGGCGGCGAGCGGCGGCGCGGCGACCGATATCGGCCGGCTCGGGGCGGGGGAATTCTACTTCGCCACCGAGGGGTCGGGGAAACCGGCGAAGCTGCGCACGCCGCTCTGCCTCAGCCACCACCCGGCCAACCCGCCGACGCCCGAGGAGGTCGTCGCCCGCGCCCGGCGCTCGGCCGCGTCCGACGGACCGGCCGGGACCTGA
- a CDS encoding PAS domain-containing protein, giving the protein MDAVNLKSYSHAFQHIIEECGLAGSWHWSFASGEQRWSPGFFRLLGLTPDLAAAYDLFVDLVHPDDRGRLPSPSEIRHGVLAPHETVRLIRPSGEMRTLSVVSELRVSPEGRPLSARGVALDITDGERLRRMQVAEQRQRHALYLTSYTATYSLGPDLVHDFPTEVAQVHGLTMEEIQVDPFLMVVPGERDALRNRGWEMHDDHARFQATAHERLANGEVLRFRLVGVPVWSGTGEYRGWTGMKYPILQSGVSVSGRDAAEGPGLRLALEQAVRGRHLRAARALLDWSMTTLAAAGGLSLSTVRRLEEDAEGQGSRSRHKAVAALREAGIRFIAMDDGTLAVAKC; this is encoded by the coding sequence ATGGATGCCGTCAACCTCAAGTCTTACTCCCACGCCTTTCAGCACATCATCGAGGAATGCGGCCTCGCGGGCAGCTGGCACTGGTCCTTCGCCTCGGGCGAGCAGCGCTGGTCGCCGGGATTTTTCCGGCTGCTCGGCCTGACGCCGGACCTTGCCGCCGCTTACGACCTCTTCGTCGACCTCGTGCACCCGGACGACCGGGGGCGGCTGCCGTCCCCGAGCGAGATCCGGCACGGCGTCCTCGCGCCGCACGAGACCGTCCGGCTGATCCGGCCGAGCGGCGAGATGCGCACCCTCTCCGTCGTGTCGGAACTCCGCGTCTCGCCGGAGGGACGCCCGCTCTCGGCGCGCGGGGTCGCCCTCGACATCACCGACGGCGAGCGGCTGAGGCGGATGCAGGTGGCGGAGCAGCGGCAGCGCCACGCGCTCTACCTGACCTCCTACACGGCGACGTATTCCCTCGGTCCCGACCTCGTCCACGACTTCCCCACCGAGGTGGCGCAGGTGCACGGGCTGACGATGGAGGAGATCCAGGTCGATCCGTTCCTGATGGTCGTGCCCGGGGAGCGCGACGCCCTCCGCAACCGGGGCTGGGAGATGCACGACGATCATGCCCGCTTCCAGGCGACGGCGCATGAGCGCCTCGCCAACGGCGAGGTGCTGCGGTTCCGCCTCGTCGGCGTGCCGGTCTGGAGCGGGACGGGCGAGTATCGCGGCTGGACCGGCATGAAATACCCGATCCTCCAATCCGGGGTGTCCGTGTCGGGCCGCGACGCCGCCGAGGGTCCCGGGCTGCGCCTCGCGCTCGAGCAGGCCGTGCGGGGCCGCCACCTGCGGGCGGCCCGGGCGCTCCTCGACTGGTCGATGACGACGCTCGCCGCGGCCGGCGGCCTGTCGCTCTCGACGGTACGGCGCCTGGAGGAGGATGCCGAGGGCCAGGGCTCCCGCTCGCGCCACAAGGCGGTGGCGGCCCTGCGCGAGGCCGGCATCCGCTTCATCGCCATGGACGACGGCACGTTGGCGGTGGCGAAATGCTGA
- a CDS encoding glycosyltransferase family 4 protein, which translates to MHAAILTNFATPKGGAEKVAIESARGLAERGVAVTLIHGVDGPADPLLDHSRIRRIGLGLTDVWERPAWRGAIDGIWNREAARRLEAALAGLPAGPDVVHLHQWTRSLSPAVFAVLARSGLPVAVTLHDYFLACPNGVYYRFDAAEPCALRPLSGSCLAAPCDPQSRAHKAVRVARSLVQRKAIARGFARRPLDLVHVSDGSRARLEPMLGATVFRHHRIDNPVRVERAAPADPARGDAVAFVGRFTREKGADLVAEAAHRAGLPSLFVGDGPLAAELRAVPGAEVVGWRAPAEVEALLRARARAVAAPARWLETGPLTVYEALAAGIPAVASDRAGAGEKIRQGETGFLVAPEAGSLADAFRRLKDDAVVRTLGRAAHARYWAAPMTLAAHADALCDLYAGMTGGPRAPSFQRSAVM; encoded by the coding sequence ATGCACGCCGCCATCCTGACGAACTTCGCCACCCCGAAAGGGGGGGCGGAGAAGGTCGCGATCGAATCCGCGCGCGGCCTCGCCGAGCGGGGCGTCGCCGTCACGCTGATCCACGGGGTCGACGGGCCGGCCGACCCGCTGCTCGACCATTCCCGCATCCGCCGGATCGGGCTCGGCCTCACCGACGTGTGGGAGCGGCCGGCCTGGCGCGGGGCGATCGACGGGATCTGGAACCGCGAGGCGGCCCGGCGCCTGGAGGCGGCCCTCGCGGGGCTGCCGGCGGGGCCGGACGTCGTCCACCTGCACCAATGGACCCGCTCGCTCTCGCCCGCGGTCTTCGCCGTGCTGGCCCGCAGCGGCCTGCCGGTGGCGGTGACCCTGCACGACTACTTCCTCGCCTGCCCGAACGGCGTCTATTACCGCTTCGACGCGGCCGAGCCCTGCGCCCTGCGGCCGCTCTCGGGGAGCTGCCTCGCGGCACCGTGCGATCCGCAATCGCGGGCGCACAAGGCGGTGCGGGTAGCGCGCTCGCTGGTGCAGCGAAAGGCGATTGCCCGCGGCTTCGCCCGCCGCCCGCTCGACCTCGTCCACGTCTCCGACGGCAGCCGGGCGCGGCTCGAACCGATGCTGGGGGCGACCGTCTTCCGCCACCACCGGATCGACAACCCGGTCCGGGTCGAGCGCGCCGCCCCGGCCGATCCGGCCCGCGGCGACGCCGTCGCCTTCGTCGGCCGGTTCACCCGCGAGAAGGGAGCGGACCTCGTCGCCGAGGCGGCCCACCGGGCGGGTCTGCCGTCCCTGTTCGTCGGCGACGGGCCGCTCGCGGCGGAACTGCGCGCCGTGCCCGGAGCGGAGGTGGTCGGCTGGCGCGCGCCGGCGGAGGTCGAGGCGCTGCTGCGCGCCCGCGCCCGCGCCGTGGCGGCGCCGGCGCGCTGGCTCGAGACCGGCCCGCTGACGGTCTACGAGGCGCTCGCCGCCGGCATCCCGGCGGTCGCCTCCGACCGGGCCGGGGCGGGCGAGAAGATCCGGCAGGGCGAGACCGGCTTCCTGGTCGCGCCGGAGGCCGGTTCCCTGGCCGACGCCTTCCGCCGGCTGAAGGACGACGCCGTGGTGCGCACCCTCGGCCGCGCCGCCCATGCGCGCTACTGGGCCGCCCCGATGACCCTCGCGGCGCATGCGGACGCGCTGTGCGACCTCTACGCGGGGATGACGGGCGGGCCGCGAGCGCCATCTTTTCAGCGCAGTGCTGTCATGTGA
- a CDS encoding PAS domain-containing protein, with translation MNAADLKSCSDVFLHIIETHGFAGFWSWSFASNQQHWSSGLFRILGVDPSVTTASYDLLVGLLHPDDRMRMASTAELLQGYVSPDVLVRLIRPSGEMRALSVLSELRVSPEGRPHSVSGIVLDVTDRERLRRIQATEKRRRQALYLTSYTTTYAVGPDRIHDFPAEMAQVHGPSLHEINVNPFVMIVPEERAAFRERALGVHAPRAHFQGTSHERLADGEVWQFRIVGVPLWDEAGRYLGRAGLKYAIGPSGEPVHAAEPARNNQIRRALEQVVQGRHLRAARGLLDWSMATLAAAGGLSLSTVRRLEEDVEGQGSRSRHKAVAALRRAGIRFVAMDDGTLAVAKV, from the coding sequence ATGAATGCCGCCGACCTGAAGTCCTGCTCGGACGTCTTCCTGCACATCATCGAGACGCACGGTTTCGCCGGGTTCTGGAGCTGGTCCTTCGCCTCGAACCAGCAGCACTGGTCGTCGGGCCTGTTCCGTATCCTCGGGGTGGATCCGTCCGTCACGACGGCCAGCTACGATCTTCTCGTCGGCCTCCTGCATCCGGACGACCGGATGCGCATGGCGAGCACGGCGGAGCTCCTGCAGGGCTACGTCTCGCCGGACGTCCTCGTTCGCCTGATCCGGCCGAGCGGCGAGATGCGGGCGCTCTCGGTCCTGTCCGAGCTCCGCGTCTCGCCGGAGGGCCGGCCGCACTCGGTCAGCGGGATCGTCCTCGACGTCACCGACCGCGAGCGGCTGCGGCGGATCCAGGCGACGGAGAAGCGCCGGCGCCAGGCGCTCTACCTCACGTCCTACACGACCACCTACGCGGTGGGCCCGGACCGCATCCACGACTTTCCCGCCGAGATGGCGCAGGTGCACGGCCCGTCCCTGCACGAGATCAACGTGAACCCGTTCGTGATGATCGTGCCCGAGGAGCGCGCGGCGTTCCGCGAGCGGGCCCTGGGCGTCCACGCTCCGCGGGCGCACTTCCAGGGCACGTCGCACGAGCGTCTCGCCGACGGCGAGGTCTGGCAGTTCCGCATCGTCGGCGTCCCGCTCTGGGACGAGGCGGGGCGCTATCTCGGCCGGGCCGGGCTGAAATACGCGATCGGCCCGTCGGGGGAGCCCGTCCACGCGGCCGAACCGGCGAGGAACAACCAGATCCGGCGCGCGCTCGAGCAGGTCGTGCAAGGGCGCCACCTGCGGGCGGCGCGGGGCCTGCTCGACTGGTCGATGGCGACGCTCGCCGCGGCCGGCGGCCTGTCGCTCTCGACGGTGCGGCGCCTGGAGGAGGATGTCGAGGGCCAGGGCTCCCGCTCGCGCCACAAGGCGGTGGCGGCCCTGCGCCGGGCCGGCATCCGCTTCGTCGCCATGGATGACGGCACGCTGGCCGTCGCGAAGGTCTGA